From uncultured Roseateles sp., the proteins below share one genomic window:
- a CDS encoding XRE family transcriptional regulator, which translates to MILSIMQDEHTINQRIAQRVRELRGAQGLSLEALAAECGVSRSMISVIERGESSPTAVLLEKLATGLGVTLASLFDAPDARPEPVARRADQPQWRDPASGYLRRNVSPPGVAAPFQIVEVSLPAGAHVAYETAAREPRVHQQVWVLEGRVQVTVGDEQHSLDAGDCLATALDRPTGFHNPTAEPARYAVVLTTPTTR; encoded by the coding sequence ATGATTCTGTCCATCATGCAGGACGAACACACGATCAATCAACGCATCGCCCAGCGGGTGCGCGAGCTGCGCGGGGCGCAGGGCCTGTCGCTGGAGGCCCTGGCCGCTGAGTGCGGCGTCAGCCGCTCGATGATCTCGGTCATTGAGCGCGGGGAGAGCAGCCCGACGGCCGTGCTGCTGGAGAAGCTGGCCACCGGCCTGGGTGTGACCCTGGCCTCGCTGTTCGACGCGCCCGATGCCAGGCCCGAGCCGGTGGCGCGCCGCGCCGACCAGCCGCAGTGGCGCGATCCGGCCTCGGGCTATCTGCGCCGCAATGTCTCGCCGCCCGGGGTGGCGGCGCCGTTCCAGATCGTCGAGGTCAGCCTGCCCGCCGGCGCCCATGTGGCCTATGAAACGGCGGCCCGCGAGCCGCGCGTGCACCAGCAGGTCTGGGTGCTGGAGGGCCGGGTGCAGGTCACCGTCGGTGACGAGCAGCACAGCCTCGATGCGGGCGACTGCCTGGCCACGGCCCTGGACCGGCCGACCGGCTTCCACAACCCTACAGCCGAGCCGGCGCGCTATGCCGTCGTGCTGACAACACCCACCACACGTTAG
- a CDS encoding GNAT family N-acetyltransferase: MSHEHATVAAARRLLTANDTQLGQLAELLIDCVDGDASVGFMHPLSLEQALAFWRRMADGAARGERVLLVVEDGQGIVGTVQVVLAQPDNQPHRGDVSKMLVHRRARRQGLGAVLMRAAEAAAVAEGKTLLVLDTSSDDARRLYTRLGWQHCGDVPGFALWPRGGLCSTSFFYRELQA; encoded by the coding sequence ATGAGCCACGAACACGCCACCGTTGCGGCCGCGCGCCGCCTGCTGACCGCCAACGACACCCAGCTGGGCCAGCTGGCCGAGCTGCTGATCGATTGCGTAGACGGCGATGCCTCGGTCGGCTTCATGCATCCGTTGTCGCTGGAGCAGGCACTGGCCTTCTGGCGGCGCATGGCCGATGGCGCGGCCCGCGGCGAGCGGGTACTGCTGGTGGTCGAGGACGGGCAGGGCATTGTCGGCACCGTGCAGGTGGTGCTGGCCCAGCCCGACAATCAGCCGCACCGCGGTGATGTGTCCAAGATGCTGGTGCACCGCCGCGCGCGGCGCCAGGGCCTGGGAGCGGTGCTGATGCGTGCCGCCGAGGCCGCCGCCGTCGCCGAAGGCAAGACGCTGCTGGTGCTGGACACCTCCAGCGACGATGCCCGCCGCCTCTACACCCGGCTGGGCTGGCAGCACTGCGGCGACGTGCCGGGCTTCGCGCTGTGGCCGCGCGGCGGGCTGTGCTCGACCAGCTTCTTTTATCGAGAGCTGCAGGCCTAG
- a CDS encoding GGDEF domain-containing protein — MDLRTLFLAQTCALAAMATMFWVARTGADRGNGLRTWTLAVTAQSFAFLLLANAGRLPAWASAGVGNALGAVGVALYFVAIRQFLGRRYATPWLLAMVVVVTAVGAVTGSHYAVATIFNGFVYGWLQLLNGQALWQRPQAELRRVQRVVAACYVLMGLVLPLRAAGLLLAGANIDYLNMPLTWQEPIYIFGFLFVIVTNLGFLQLCKMRAEAEVRQQAMTDGLTGLANRRALNDAMAHALAMAQRSHQPYAVLMADVDHFKRINDQLGHRAGDEALAAFAQRLRAALRAQDLPFRYGGEEFCVLLPDTDAAGASVLAERLRVAVAQPAGDALPAISASFGATVWQPGDTADALLSRADRALYRAKELGRDRVEIELG; from the coding sequence GCTCAGACCTGCGCGCTGGCCGCCATGGCCACCATGTTCTGGGTGGCGCGCACCGGCGCCGATCGCGGCAACGGCCTGCGCACCTGGACGCTGGCCGTCACCGCCCAGAGCTTTGCCTTCCTGCTGCTGGCCAATGCCGGCCGGCTGCCCGCCTGGGCGTCGGCCGGGGTGGGCAATGCGCTGGGCGCCGTGGGTGTGGCCCTGTACTTTGTCGCCATCCGGCAGTTTCTGGGCCGCCGCTATGCCACGCCCTGGTTGCTGGCGATGGTAGTTGTCGTCACCGCGGTCGGTGCGGTGACAGGCAGCCACTACGCGGTGGCCACCATCTTCAATGGCTTTGTCTATGGCTGGCTGCAGCTGCTCAACGGCCAGGCGCTGTGGCAACGCCCCCAGGCCGAGCTGCGGCGGGTGCAGCGCGTTGTTGCTGCCTGCTACGTGCTGATGGGCCTGGTGCTGCCGCTGCGCGCCGCCGGTCTGCTGCTGGCTGGCGCCAATATCGACTACCTGAACATGCCCCTGACCTGGCAGGAGCCCATCTACATCTTCGGCTTTCTGTTCGTCATCGTCACCAATCTCGGCTTCCTGCAACTATGCAAGATGCGCGCCGAGGCCGAGGTACGCCAGCAGGCGATGACCGATGGCCTGACCGGCCTGGCCAACCGCCGCGCACTGAATGACGCAATGGCCCACGCACTGGCCATGGCCCAGCGCAGCCACCAGCCCTATGCCGTGCTGATGGCCGATGTGGACCATTTCAAGCGCATCAACGACCAGCTGGGCCACCGCGCCGGCGACGAGGCGCTGGCCGCCTTTGCCCAGCGCCTGCGCGCGGCGCTGCGCGCCCAGGACCTGCCCTTCCGCTACGGCGGCGAAGAGTTCTGCGTGCTGCTGCCCGACACCGACGCGGCTGGTGCCTCCGTGCTGGCCGAGCGCTTGCGCGTGGCGGTGGCCCAGCCGGCGGGCGATGCCCTGCCTGCCATCAGCGCCAGCTTCGGCGCCACCGTCTGGCAGCCCGGCGACACGGCCGACGCCCTGCTCAGCCGCGCCGACCGGGCGCTGTACCGCGCCAAGGAACTGGGCCGCGACCGCGTCGAGATCGAACTCGGCTAG